The stretch of DNA GTGCGGTCACGCCAAGCCAGGTAAGTCACGAGCGTCTCGAAGCGTGCTGGCTACCTGCCCGAGGTGTGGCTCCGAGATCCGTGCGGGGCTCGGCTACTGTCGCGAGTGCGGTATTCCGTTGCTTCAGGCGCAAGCACCCCCAGCGTCCCCTGCCGCCGAGAGCCCACCCAGCTTGCAGCCCGCAGCGTTTGGGCCCTCGGCACCGGCGGCGGCGGGGCCCGCCCCGGAGGATGCCGGGCTGGCCCTGGTGAACGAGGCCGGCGAGGTCGTCGCCACCTACGCGCTGGCCGCCGAACAGATGGATCTCGGCAAGGATCGGGGAGCGATTCGCTTTCCTGGCGACCCTTACCTGTCCTCCCGCCATGCTCGCATAGAGCGAGCCGAACAAGCCTACCATCTGCGCGACCTTGGAAGCACGAACGGCGTGTACGTACGTATCCGACATTCTGTGGCCATGAAGACCGGCGACATGATCCTAATTGGCCAGCAGGTGCTACGCTTCGGGATAATACCCGAGGACGACAGGCACTTGGGACCAGCGATGGAGCATGGTGTAATGGTGTTTGGCACACCTTCGGCGCCGCGTTTAGGCAGACTCGAGCAATGCAGTGCGGACGGAGCGGCGCGGGATGTCTATTACTTGCACCGAGATGAGACCGTACTGGGACGCGAGCGCGCGGATTTCGTTTTCGCGGACGACCCCTACATGTCCCGCCAGCACGCGACGTTATGTCGAGATGTCGGCACCGGTTCGTTCATGCTGCGTGACCTCGATTCCGCGAATGGCACCTGGGTGCGGCTCACACAGCCTCATCGCTTGTGTGTTGGCGACCAGCTCCGTGTAGGGCAGCAGGTACTGTGCTTCGGCGCCGCCAGTGAGCTAGCGGGAACGGACAAGGGTCGCTGACCATCATGAGCGCTCCCAAAAGCGACAACTCGCCGCAGCCCACCGAGCCGGAGTCTACGTCGGCGGCGGGTGAGCCGGCCGGTGAGACGGCATCCCCTCGTGACGCTGGGGAGCGTGAAGAGGCATCTTCGACAACACCGGCCCGGGTGAGCGAGGAAGTGGCGGAGCATACCCGCTCCGGTCCGGTCGAAGGCAGCGAGGGGGCCTCCACCAAGGTTTCCGTGGCAGACGACGACGGCGATTCGTCCTCGAAGGAGGCAGCGGGCGCGAGCGTCGAGGCGGCGCCCGCGTCCCCGGAAGAAGCCGAGAGCGCCGAGTCGCCTTCGAGCTTGGAGCCGGCGTCGCCACAGAGCGTCAACGAGGGGCCCGAGCCGGCTGGTGCCGAGCAGGTTGACGGCAGTTCGGCAGCGTTCGGGTCGGACTCCCCCGAAGCGGCTGAAGGCAGCGCGGCAGCGTCCGGGTCGGATTCCCCCGATGCGGACGATGCCTCGGACACGACGCCGCTCGATCGAACGGAAGTCGACAGGGCATCGGAGTCGACCTCCCGGCTTCCCGCGCGCATCGAGCTGCGTTACGCGGGAGCGACGGCCGTGGGATTGGTCCGCGAGCACAACGAAGACAATCTGTTGATGGCCAACCTCACGACGAGCAAGAGGAGCCCAAGGCACCAGACCTGTGTCGACCATGTGGGCAGCAGGGGATCGATCTTTGCGGTTTGCGACGGAATGGGGGGCGCTGCAGCAGGGGAAGTCGCCAGCCAGCTCGCTGTTGACACGGTCTTTGAGGAGCTCTCCGACCTTCAGGGGTCCGAGGATCGAGACGCTTTCGCCCAAGCCTTGATCAGTACGGTGGAGCGCGCGGGTCGGCGTATTTTTCAGACGGCGAAGGAGGACCACTCGCGCCAGGGGATGGGCACCACGGCCACTGTCGCGGGGCTCGTGGATCAAGTTCTGTTCGTGGCCCAAGTGGGTGACAGCCGCGCCTACCTGCTGCGACACGGGGAGGTCAAACGCATCACCAAGGACCAGTCGCTGGTCAATCAATTGATCGAAGCCGGTCATCTGACCGTGGAGGAAGCCGAAGCCTTCGAGCACTCGAACATCATCCTGCAAGCTTTGGGAACGACCGAGGCCGTGCAGGTCGACCTCACCTTCGCCGAGCTGCGCAGGGGTGACAGGCTGCTTCTTTGCTCCGACGGCTTGTGCGGTCTGGTCAACGACGACGCTGTTGCGCACACGATTACCACCGTCGA from Pseudomonadota bacterium encodes:
- a CDS encoding FHA domain-containing protein translates to MLATCPRCGSEIRAGLGYCRECGIPLLQAQAPPASPAAESPPSLQPAAFGPSAPAAAGPAPEDAGLALVNEAGEVVATYALAAEQMDLGKDRGAIRFPGDPYLSSRHARIERAEQAYHLRDLGSTNGVYVRIRHSVAMKTGDMILIGQQVLRFGIIPEDDRHLGPAMEHGVMVFGTPSAPRLGRLEQCSADGAARDVYYLHRDETVLGRERADFVFADDPYMSRQHATLCRDVGTGSFMLRDLDSANGTWVRLTQPHRLCVGDQLRVGQQVLCFGAASELAGTDKGR
- a CDS encoding Stp1/IreP family PP2C-type Ser/Thr phosphatase; translation: MSAPKSDNSPQPTEPESTSAAGEPAGETASPRDAGEREEASSTTPARVSEEVAEHTRSGPVEGSEGASTKVSVADDDGDSSSKEAAGASVEAAPASPEEAESAESPSSLEPASPQSVNEGPEPAGAEQVDGSSAAFGSDSPEAAEGSAAASGSDSPDADDASDTTPLDRTEVDRASESTSRLPARIELRYAGATAVGLVREHNEDNLLMANLTTSKRSPRHQTCVDHVGSRGSIFAVCDGMGGAAAGEVASQLAVDTVFEELSDLQGSEDRDAFAQALISTVERAGRRIFQTAKEDHSRQGMGTTATVAGLVDQVLFVAQVGDSRAYLLRHGEVKRITKDQSLVNQLIEAGHLTVEEAEAFEHSNIILQALGTTEAVQVDLTFAELRRGDRLLLCSDGLCGLVNDDAVAHTITTVDDPSECCGKLIDQANAAGGHDNITVIVADFEGEALVKPKPTDTVGYV